One part of the Parcubacteria group bacterium ADurb.Bin159 genome encodes these proteins:
- the macA gene encoding Macrolide export protein MacA, whose product MAETNKKHNNSKALIILISVLILFGLFFSYASIAKKKSSSLTTLEQSTEIDKGEINPNLLISVKTQKIAPQTITNIISGSGLTQPIEQVKVSPKMSGKVIAIYFDEGDYVSQGQVIAQLEQDQTLVVSYENAKTNLSIAQTNLENIKISTQKDIEAARATVETIKTTLENAKKSLANVEETNKQTIRNVEENALNVANNAISTAVNAIVTATDLQYKYFLEGSEAGSRIIDQKARAILLVLGEPNAGKWISQFIIPLNGGLKGRIEDAKTSFSEEKIDKILIDIEPALQSVKDLLIEIRTDLEKEPRALASEKTTIDAMRSNIDLALNNISSSIQSIANAKLAAVTAKDAAQSQIKSAEKQLASAEATLESVKSKAEAQIASAEGQITIAKGQINSIEAQLGNTTIFSPASGIINRWLVSEGEMAFAGNPMAEIVNTQIIKIELGLAPSDVVNVSLGKEAKVSLSAYPEKEFTGRIYYISSLADSSGKFPIKIQVDNRRGEIKAGVVAEVKIITQEENNVLAIPKEAVFSQNGEEYIYVVSEDNRVKIKQIKTVPISSDKLKVLEGLETGEEIIIQGNLNLEEDQLVTPQNK is encoded by the coding sequence ATGGCAGAAACAAATAAAAAACACAACAATTCAAAAGCGTTAATTATTTTGATTTCGGTTTTAATTTTATTTGGGCTATTTTTTAGTTATGCAAGTATAGCAAAGAAAAAATCATCATCATTAACTACTTTAGAGCAAAGCACCGAAATTGATAAGGGAGAGATAAACCCAAATTTATTAATTTCGGTTAAAACACAAAAAATTGCTCCTCAAACAATCACTAATATTATTTCCGGCTCAGGCTTAACCCAGCCCATAGAACAAGTGAAAGTAAGCCCAAAAATGAGCGGTAAGGTGATAGCTATTTATTTTGATGAAGGAGATTATGTAAGTCAAGGTCAAGTTATTGCCCAATTAGAGCAAGACCAAACATTGGTTGTATCTTATGAGAACGCTAAAACAAATTTATCTATTGCTCAAACTAATTTAGAAAATATAAAAATTTCTACTCAAAAAGACATTGAGGCAGCTCGTGCGACAGTAGAGACCATTAAAACTACCTTAGAAAATGCTAAAAAATCATTAGCTAATGTAGAAGAAACCAATAAACAAACCATAAGAAATGTTGAGGAAAATGCCTTAAATGTAGCTAATAATGCTATTTCCACTGCGGTTAATGCTATTGTCACTGCTACTGATCTTCAATATAAATATTTTTTAGAAGGTAGTGAAGCGGGTAGCCGTATCATTGACCAAAAAGCAAGGGCAATTTTATTAGTTTTAGGAGAGCCAAATGCAGGCAAGTGGATTTCTCAATTTATTATTCCTCTTAATGGCGGATTAAAAGGTAGAATCGAAGACGCTAAAACATCTTTTTCCGAAGAAAAAATTGATAAAATTTTAATTGATATTGAACCAGCGCTTCAATCAGTAAAAGATTTATTAATTGAGATAAGAACCGATTTAGAAAAAGAACCTCGAGCTTTAGCTTCAGAAAAAACTACTATTGATGCAATGCGAAGCAACATAGATTTAGCTCTGAACAACATTTCTTCTTCTATTCAATCCATTGCTAATGCCAAATTAGCGGCTGTTACAGCAAAAGATGCTGCTCAATCACAGATAAAAAGCGCAGAAAAGCAGTTAGCTTCAGCGGAAGCAACATTAGAAAGTGTTAAAAGCAAAGCAGAAGCGCAAATTGCTTCAGCTGAAGGGCAAATTACCATAGCCAAGGGGCAGATTAATTCTATTGAAGCGCAGCTTGGTAATACCACTATATTTTCCCCTGCATCAGGAATTATTAATCGTTGGCTGGTGAGCGAGGGAGAAATGGCTTTTGCCGGCAACCCTATGGCCGAGATAGTTAATACTCAAATAATAAAAATTGAATTAGGATTAGCTCCTTCAGATGTTGTTAATGTTTCTCTCGGCAAAGAAGCAAAAGTTAGTTTGTCGGCTTATCCTGAAAAAGAATTTACCGGCAGAATTTATTATATTAGTTCTTTAGCTGACAGTAGCGGAAAGTTTCCTATTAAAATTCAAGTGGACAATAGACGCGGGGAGATTAAAGCAGGAGTAGTGGCGGAAGTAAAAATTATTACCCAAGAAGAGAATAATGTTTTAGCAATTCCCAAAGAAGCAGTTTTTTCTCAAAACGGAGAAGAGTATATTTATGTAGTAAGTGAAGATAATAGAGTGAAGATAAAACAAATTAAAACCGTTCCTATAAGCAGCGATAAACTTAAAGTTTTAGAAGGATTGGAAACAGGAGAAGAAATAATTATTCAGGGAAATCTTAATTTAGAGGAAGATCAGTTAGTAACCCCTCAAAATAAATAA